A window of Ruminiclostridium herbifermentans genomic DNA:
ACAAATGCTTGTAAAATTATTAGTTCCACTATAGTTGTCCCGTCCCTTCGGATACTTATAGTGGAACTTTTTTTCTTCTAATGATGCTTCTCCATTACTCTTTACTAATACTCTATTCCATAGTAAAGAATCTGTTTGAATTTAATAGTTTCAAGTAAAATTTATTACTAATATTTTTTAGTAACAAACAAATAAATACCTTTCTTCAAATAATCAAATATTATAACCACATACTACCAAGGTATTGCAAAAACTAGTTACCTCACTGATTTAATATCAAACAATTACAAAAGCATGTAATAGTTTTTTGATAGTAGTTATCCTCAAAATTTAATATAATATTGATAAATTAAAGTTCTTCATGCTATGTTAAATAACTGATGTTTAGGGATTATACTGTACTGTAGAGCCAGGCTGCAACTTAGGATTTAGAAAGTCTTTAGGATTTGTACTCAATATTCTCTCTATCCTTAATTCTGAATTATTTGTCCTAGAAACCTGTACCATGACTCCATCAACATTCATTTCACAAAAGTTAGTATTTGTAGAAAGTCCATCAATACCTCGGTCTCCAAAAACAAAACTTGTATCATAAATAGAATAAAATATCATTGTATAAGACCTCCTGAAGTAGAATCGGCCTTTTTCTTTTTATTTTCTTCTATTAGTTCATTAAGTTTTGCAATTGCATCTGACAAACCGCCAACAGCATCAATTAAGCCCGTTTGAACAGCTTCCTCACCAAACAAAACAACACCAACATCATTGGCTAATTCTCCTGTTTTTAGCATAAGTTCCTTAAATTTTTCTTTTGTAATCTTTGAATGACTGCATACAAACTTGACAACTCTCTCCTGCATCTTATTAAAATACTCGTATGTTTGAGGAACTCCTATAACCATGCCATTAAGCCTAATAGGATGTATTGTCATCGTTGCTGAACTTGCTATAAAACAGTAATCAGCTGAAACTGCCATAGGAACTCCGATACTGTGTCCACCACCTAATACTATAGAAACTGTAGGCTTAGATAAACTTGCTATCATTTCTGATATTGCCAGCCCTGCCTCAACATCTCCCCCCACAGTATTTAGTACCAATAATAAACCTTCAATTTGCTTACTTTCTTCAATAGCAACCAGCTGAGGAATAACATGCTCATACTTTGTAGTCTTATTATGTGGTGGCAAAAGAATATGTCCTTCAATTTGTCCTATTATAGACAAACAATGTATATTACTTTCTTCATGAGGTAAATTTGTTGTACCTAATTCCTTTATTTGTTCAATTTCACTATTTTCTTTTTCATTTTCTTCATGCTGTGTATCTGATGTTTGTATATTATTATTCAATTTATTTGTACCTCTTTTTTATTTTTTATAGTTATTTATCTTATTAAAATTTTGCTTTTATATTATGCTACTAAGGTTACTTTGCTATTCAAGTTGAACTATATACAAAGTAATGTTAGCTAAAAATGATATCAATGCTTGATTTTCTGCTATAATGTATATCAAAATATAAATCTTAAAAGTAATAGCATTTCATTATATTAGTATATATTTTTTATCAAAATAAATACACAAAAGACATGTTAAAAATACTTATTTTAATTATGATATCATTACAAAATTACACGATTTCCACTAAAGCAAATAGTTCTTCCAATAAAAATAGCCTATATTCTTAAATACATATATTACATGTGTATTAGATATAAGCTTTTTATTTAATCTAAAACAATTTAAAATTATTAATTATTAGATATTTTTACCAATAAGTACTGGCTGCATTTGAATACTTTGTAATGCATTTTGAACTGCAAACAAAATCTGATCAAAATCTGCAACTAAAGAGGTACATTTTTTTATTGGATCATCCTGACCAAATGGAACCATATATATATTTTTCATATTAAGTAAAGTTCCTATATTTTTAGCATTTGCGCCTAACCCGTCATTTGTTGAAACTGCTACAACAACAGGACGCATATTTCTTAAGTGTGCTTTACATGCCATAGTAACTGGTCCATCTGTTATTGCATTTGCTATTTTGGCTATAGTATTACCTGTGCATGGTGCAATTACTAATATATCTAGTAAACCTTTAGGACCTATTGGCTCAGCCTCAACAATTGAATTAATAGGTTTCTTGCCAGTTATTTGTATTAATTTTTTTTTCAAATCTTCTGCTGTTCCAAATCTTGTATCAAATTTATCTACAGATTCAGAAATAATAGGTACGACATCTGCACCTTCTTTTACTAAAACTTCAATTTGTGGAATCACTTTAGAAAAGGTGCAAAATGAACCTGTAATTGCAAATCCAACTCTTACTCCTTCAAGTAGCATTGCTATACCCCCAACTCTTCGATAATATTGTAAGCGGTGTCCTTAATAAATTCTGCAGCTGTTACAGGAGCAACTTTACCTGGAAGTGAGAGCGCCCATATTGCTTTTAAGCCAAGTTCCTTAGCTTTTTCAAAATCTACCCCACCTGGTTTTGAAGCTAAATCTATAATTAAACAATTAGGGTTTAAAGCTTTTAATATTTCATTATTTAATATAATAGATGGTATAGTATTGAAAAGAACATTTATTGATTTAACAGTATTAGCTAACTCACTTAATAGTACTGGCTTATAGCCATAGTTTCTTATCCAGGC
This region includes:
- a CDS encoding dipicolinate synthase subunit B, with the protein product MLLEGVRVGFAITGSFCTFSKVIPQIEVLVKEGADVVPIISESVDKFDTRFGTAEDLKKKLIQITGKKPINSIVEAEPIGPKGLLDILVIAPCTGNTIAKIANAITDGPVTMACKAHLRNMRPVVVAVSTNDGLGANAKNIGTLLNMKNIYMVPFGQDDPIKKCTSLVADFDQILFAVQNALQSIQMQPVLIGKNI
- a CDS encoding YlzJ-like family protein, producing the protein MIFYSIYDTSFVFGDRGIDGLSTNTNFCEMNVDGVMVQVSRTNNSELRIERILSTNPKDFLNPKLQPGSTVQYNP
- a CDS encoding ClpP family protease, whose translation is MQTSDTQHEENEKENSEIEQIKELGTTNLPHEESNIHCLSIIGQIEGHILLPPHNKTTKYEHVIPQLVAIEESKQIEGLLLVLNTVGGDVEAGLAISEMIASLSKPTVSIVLGGGHSIGVPMAVSADYCFIASSATMTIHPIRLNGMVIGVPQTYEYFNKMQERVVKFVCSHSKITKEKFKELMLKTGELANDVGVVLFGEEAVQTGLIDAVGGLSDAIAKLNELIEENKKKKADSTSGGLIQ